CATATACACATTTCTTCCATTTTCAGAAAACTCACGCGGGTACTTCAAGGTTGTATGCTTATTCAACCATACTTTAGTGCCATCGGGCAGCATCAACTCCTTCACCTCATCCCGGGCTACAACAGCCACTAACTGTTCTTCACTTTGAGACTGATAGATATGATAGCTCAAACCGGATACAAAAAAAATTCCTATGAACATAGCAGCATACTTCATCCAAGTATGCATTCTACGCACCTTGAACTGTTTAGCTTCTTCCTGTGCCAACCGTTTGAATAACTGCTTTTCTGCTTTTTCTATTTTTTTCTCATCAGTAGAATCGCCATTCTTTCCCAGATGATATATTTCCTCTATCCTGAACAATTCACGCGCATTATCGTCCGACTCGTTCAGCCAAGTGTTCACCTCACGGAGTTCTTCTTCAGAACATTCACCCATAAGGAATTTGACCAGTAATTCTTCATTCAACTTGTTTTTTCCTTCTTTCATCATACTAATAAAACAATCGTTTCGACAAAAACACTTATACCTTATTCAATAAAAACAGGACTAACATAAAGTTGAGGTAGCCCAATCTTTCACGCAGGAACTTCAAAGCTTTATACATGTGAGCCTCTACCGTCCGTAACGATATTCCCATTGTTTCTGCAATTTCTTTGTTCTTCATATCATGCAGATAACTGAGTTTGAAAACCATCTTGCATTTATCCGGCAGTCCATTAATGGCTTCGGAAAGCTCTCTTCTAAGCTCACGATCCTCTATCCTTTTCACTACATCATTACTATCCGGCTGATAGAATTCAACCCTCTTCTGATTAATTTCCATTACGACAGCTTCGTAACTATTCTTGATATCCCGGTGCTTCAAAACATTCAAAGCACGGGTATACACCGCCCGATACAGAAATGCCTGTATCTGCTCTCCCACCGTCACTGTATCTTTTCGTCGCCACAATTCCACAAACACATCTTGTACTACGTCCTCTGCTTCTTCCTCGCCCACAATACGTGTAGCATAGAAAAGCAGATTGGCATAGTATTTACGGAAAAGGAGTTTATAAGTTGAATCAAAGTTATCACCCATAATCCCACAACTTCATTTTATCACTCTATCGCATACCACACTGCCCCCGGTTTATTCCCCATCTCAAATTCAAAGACAGAGCCATTCATTATTTGTTCATGTGTGATATAGCTTTTATCATAAGGTTTCCCGTCGAGTTTCACCGACTGGATATATATATTCTCTTCACTAACAGTCGGCGCCAATACCGTAAATGTCTTGCCGTTATCCAAATGCATTTTCATTTCAGGATACATAGGGGTGCCTATTTCATATCTGCCGCTAACCGGATCTACCGGATAGAATCCCATTGCGCTAAATACGTACCAAGCAGACATCTGACCACAATCCTCATTCCCGCATAAACCGGCAGGCGTGTTCTTATAAAGTTCATGCATCACCTCGGCGGCATATTTCTGAGTCTTCCAAGGTTGCCCTACAGCATTAAACAAATAAATGACATGATGGCTCGGTTCATTTCCATGCGCATACTGCCCGATCATTCCGGTACTGAAAATAGGCAGATCTTCATCCGCAGAAGGATTATAAGTAAACATACTATCCAGTTTCTGGGCAAAACGCTCCGTACCTCCGACCAAACCAATCAAACCATCGACATCTTGCTGCACAGACCAGAAATATTGCCAACCGTTACTTTCGCAAATATGCGGAGTATAGTCATCCGGACTGAAGGGTTGAATAAAATTTCCTTTATTATCACGCGGCTGCATAAAAGAAGCCTGGGGATTATATACATTCTTATAGTTTTGAGAACGTTTATAGAATGCATCTGCAATCTGCCTTTCACCCAACTTGTCCGCCATACGGGCAATACAATAATCATCGTAAGCGTATTCCAGAGTTTTAGAGAGCGACCAGTTCTCTGAGTTATAATGATCTGTCACATCATAAGGCACATAACCATACTTTTTATACAATCCAATTCCTCGATATTCATCTATATTGGCTGTAGCTACACAGGCTTCCAAGGCTTTCTTCGGATCAAAATTTCCTATTCCCTTCAGATAAGCATCCACAATAACCGGTACAGCATGATAGCCTATCATCATATCCGTTTCACTTCCATAGAAGTTCCATACCGGAAGACGTCCGTTCTGTTCAAAAAAAACAAGAAAAGACTGAACCATATCATTCACACGTTGCGGTTCTATATAAGTGTAAAGAGGATGAGCGGCACGATAGGTATCCCACAATGAAAAAGTACTGTAATTGGTCCATCTATCTGCCTGATGCACTTGTTTATCGGGACCGTAATAGGCACCGTCCACATCATTATAAATAGTCGGTGCCAGCATAGAGTGATACAGAGCCGTATAAAATTTGACTTTCTCATCAGGATCATCACATGTGATTTCTATCTTAGACAGTTGTTCATTCCAGTTTTTTTGGGTAGTAGCCAGATATTTGTCGAAATCATCATCCGGTGCTTCGGCTGCAAGATTACGAGCAGCTCCCTCCATGCTTACACCTGATATGGCAGTGGTTACAAGAATCTGCTCTCCTGCAGCGGTATGGAAATCAAAACGGGCGATAGCAGACGTTCCAATCCGTTCACCATCCTTGACAATAGTAGCAGTATCCAACTGCATTGCTTTAAACGGTTTAGAGAATCGGGTACGAAAATAAATATGCTGATCGCGTGCCCAACCGTCAGAAAAGCGATACCCTTGTATGGTAACAGAATCGATTCTCTCAATATAAGTATCATTGGTAAAATCCCAATTCATAGCCTTTCGCAAATTAAGGAAAATGGCAGCATCTGCTTCAGGGAAGGTATAACGTTGAATACCGCAACGCTCGGTTGCCGTCAGTTCTACATTGATATCATAGTCTTTCAACCGAACCTGATAATATCCGGCACTGGCAGTTTCTTCGGAGTGAGAAAATAAAGAATGAATACCTAACGGAGCATCCGTCTCTTTATAGGGCAAAGTAACAGGCATAAAAGATATATCATATAAATCACCTGCCCCGGTACCTGAAAGGTGGGTATGGCTAAAACCTGCAATCGTGCTGTCCGGATAGAAATAACCGGAGATGCGATCCCATCCCGGAAGCCCGTTATCGGGACTTAACTGCACCATACCGAACGGAGTTTGTGCTCCGGGATACGTATTCCCGGTAAAATCCGTACCGATAAAGGGGTTGACATACTCTGTGGCATAGCACTTACTCTTCGTATCCGGTTGCTGGGACACACACGCTGAAAGGGAGAAAAGGAATAAAACCAGTAAAAACAATTCTGACAATTTCATAATACTACATAGTTAACGTGCATATGTAACAACTCAGCATCCGGAAACACTTAACGGTTTCCCTAATAAATTCATCGAACGAACAAATATAGCCTAAAAATTCCAATTAATTTATAACTTTGCCGCAAAAAGCGACAATGAGCTATACGACTTATCTCTTTGACTTTGACTACACGCTCGCAGACTCTTCTCGCGGCATCGTTACCTGTTTCCGTAATGTGCTCAATCAACATGGTTATACAGATGTAACCGATGAAGATATTAAACGTACCATCGGAAAAACTTTGGAAGAATCTTTCTCTATCCTGACGGGAGTGACGGATGAAGACCAACTAGCTGGTTTTAAGAGCGAATACAGGAAGGAAGCGGATACCCACATGACAATAAACACCGTACTCTTTCTGGAAACCAAGTCTGTGCTGCTTGCCCTGAAAGATGCAGGCGCATTCATCGGCATCATCTCCACCAAATACCGTTATCGCATAAAGGAAATGCTCGACCAGCACTTCCCCGGCAGTTTCTTCAACATCATTATTGGCGGAGAAGATGTACAAACAGCCAAGCCCTCACCCGAAGGGTTGCTGCTTGCCATCAAACAGTTGCATGTCACCAAGGCAGAAACCCTCTACATTGGCGATAGCACAGTGGACGCTGCCACAGCCAAAGCAGCTGGTGTGGACTTTGCCGGTGTAACCCATGGAGTAACTTCCGCCGAAGAATTAGGCAAATATCCGCATTGGAAAATTATGAACTCACTGGAAGAACTCTTGGAAACGGATGAACAACCAACCCATCCGGTTGTCAATCCACCTTCCGTTCCGGTTATTGTTTCCCGTCGCACTCCTTGCAGAAAGAAAATGATCAATATCTGGCAAATACTAATCCTGGCAGTACTACTATGGTTATCTTTTGAAGAAGGAGAAGACAGTAATGTTTTTCTGTGGGCTTTCATTCTGGTTCTCTTGTATATCCTTACCAAACGCAGGATTCTGCCAAACCGAATATTAAACTCTCCCTGGTGGCTTCCCTGTAAGATACGCCTTCGCGCCCTACACATCAAAATGGTACAAGGAAAGAAAACACCGCCCATGAGTGAAGAAAGCAATATTTGCTTAAATTGTGAAACTGCTTATACAGGTAGCTATTGC
The nucleotide sequence above comes from Bacteroides intestinalis DSM 17393. Encoded proteins:
- a CDS encoding GH92 family glycosyl hydrolase; its protein translation is MKLSELFLLVLFLFSLSACVSQQPDTKSKCYATEYVNPFIGTDFTGNTYPGAQTPFGMVQLSPDNGLPGWDRISGYFYPDSTIAGFSHTHLSGTGAGDLYDISFMPVTLPYKETDAPLGIHSLFSHSEETASAGYYQVRLKDYDINVELTATERCGIQRYTFPEADAAIFLNLRKAMNWDFTNDTYIERIDSVTIQGYRFSDGWARDQHIYFRTRFSKPFKAMQLDTATIVKDGERIGTSAIARFDFHTAAGEQILVTTAISGVSMEGAARNLAAEAPDDDFDKYLATTQKNWNEQLSKIEITCDDPDEKVKFYTALYHSMLAPTIYNDVDGAYYGPDKQVHQADRWTNYSTFSLWDTYRAAHPLYTYIEPQRVNDMVQSFLVFFEQNGRLPVWNFYGSETDMMIGYHAVPVIVDAYLKGIGNFDPKKALEACVATANIDEYRGIGLYKKYGYVPYDVTDHYNSENWSLSKTLEYAYDDYCIARMADKLGERQIADAFYKRSQNYKNVYNPQASFMQPRDNKGNFIQPFSPDDYTPHICESNGWQYFWSVQQDVDGLIGLVGGTERFAQKLDSMFTYNPSADEDLPIFSTGMIGQYAHGNEPSHHVIYLFNAVGQPWKTQKYAAEVMHELYKNTPAGLCGNEDCGQMSAWYVFSAMGFYPVDPVSGRYEIGTPMYPEMKMHLDNGKTFTVLAPTVSEENIYIQSVKLDGKPYDKSYITHEQIMNGSVFEFEMGNKPGAVWYAIE
- a CDS encoding RNA polymerase sigma-70 factor, whose translation is MGDNFDSTYKLLFRKYYANLLFYATRIVGEEEAEDVVQDVFVELWRRKDTVTVGEQIQAFLYRAVYTRALNVLKHRDIKNSYEAVVMEINQKRVEFYQPDSNDVVKRIEDRELRRELSEAINGLPDKCKMVFKLSYLHDMKNKEIAETMGISLRTVEAHMYKALKFLRERLGYLNFMLVLFLLNKV